In the Pirellulales bacterium genome, one interval contains:
- a CDS encoding class I tRNA ligase family protein, whose translation VGGAEHAVLHLLYSRFWHKVLYDLKLVSTPEPFTKLVNQGMILGEVEHIGWKNAANVWVNPAGAEEITDAAKLPVTSERLKPSELEKKGEDFYIKGTSPPIKTDSRSYKMSKSRGNVVNPDAVVAEYGADSLRLYEMFMGPLEAVKPWSMEGVNGVRGFLDRVWRMITAERSETLELNVAVVDEIPTAEQNRVLHRTIQGVTQDIERMFFNTAISKMMEFTNFFLKEDRRPRAAMESLVLLLSPFAPHMAEELWQLLGHAKSLAYEPWPAFDEAAIKEDTIEVPVQVNGKLRGRVRVPADADAAATEAAARADAKIAEQLTGKTVVKVIAVPGRLVNFVVK comes from the coding sequence CGTCGGCGGTGCCGAGCATGCCGTGTTGCACCTGTTGTACTCGCGCTTCTGGCACAAGGTGCTGTACGACTTGAAGCTCGTGAGTACGCCGGAACCATTTACCAAGCTCGTTAACCAAGGAATGATCCTGGGCGAGGTGGAGCATATCGGATGGAAGAACGCGGCGAACGTCTGGGTGAATCCGGCCGGCGCGGAAGAAATCACCGATGCCGCCAAGCTTCCGGTTACGTCCGAACGACTGAAGCCGTCGGAATTGGAAAAGAAAGGCGAGGACTTTTACATCAAGGGGACAAGCCCGCCGATCAAGACCGACAGCCGATCGTACAAAATGTCGAAAAGCCGCGGCAATGTCGTGAACCCTGACGCCGTGGTCGCCGAATACGGCGCCGATTCGCTTCGCCTGTACGAAATGTTCATGGGCCCGCTCGAAGCCGTAAAGCCCTGGAGCATGGAGGGTGTGAACGGCGTGCGCGGATTCTTGGACCGTGTGTGGCGCATGATCACGGCTGAACGCAGCGAAACGCTGGAGCTAAATGTCGCGGTGGTCGACGAGATTCCGACGGCCGAGCAAAACCGCGTTCTGCACCGCACCATCCAGGGCGTGACGCAAGATATCGAGCGAATGTTCTTCAACACCGCAATCTCGAAAATGATGGAGTTTACGAACTTCTTCTTGAAAGAAGATCGTCGGCCGCGCGCGGCCATGGAATCGTTGGTGTTGTTACTTTCTCCCTTCGCACCACACATGGCCGAAGAACTGTGGCAACTCTTGGGGCACGCGAAGTCCTTGGCCTATGAGCCCTGGCCCGCATTCGATGAAGCGGCCATCAAGGAAGACACGATCGAAGTGCCCGTGCAGGTGAACGGTAAGCTGCGCGGCCGGGTGCGTGTGCCGGCCGACGCGGATGCCGCGGCCACAGAAGCTGCTGCCCGTGCCGACGCAAAAATCGCCGAGCAACTGACCGGCAAAACCGTGGTGAAGGTGATCGCGGTGCCGGGCCGCCTAGTGAACTTCGTCGTGAAATGA
- a CDS encoding bifunctional methionine sulfoxide reductase B/A protein codes for MRMTVAAGWMMILLAAVLVSAGEPRSAVAEDEQATPSAHLDASPAHGTTPAAKHDKHHHNPHDVSVYVFNREGKLVGPVDSPKVVQTPAQWRRKLTAEQYHTLRAKDTEAPFCGTLIDNKKEGVYTCAGCGLPLFSSGAKFDSGTGWPSFMTPVAKENIETQKDLGDGTLRYEVKCVRCKGHLGHVFDDGPAPTGLRFCMNSASLDFTEKDNLASLADPAAEKADDTTARSVSTKPSANKTEVTVVAALDESATSESAGGKNSGDAANARVKVTLAADEKSTTSKEKPMTETAVFAGGCFWCTEAAFQQLRGVSDVESGYSGGRQNTANYEQVSTGSTGHAEAIRVTYDPQKITYEQLLMVFFDAHDPTTLNRQGPDVGSQYRSAIFYENDEQKKAAEAKIHELTEKKAYGNRRIVTKLEPLHAFYPAEAYHQDYVLNNPFQPYVRGHSIPKACSVQKRHPELMDPEKAAKISAFAN; via the coding sequence ATGCGAATGACAGTGGCGGCTGGCTGGATGATGATTTTGCTGGCGGCTGTTCTAGTCTCTGCCGGTGAGCCGCGATCCGCGGTTGCTGAGGACGAACAAGCAACGCCCTCGGCACACCTTGATGCGTCGCCCGCGCATGGAACAACTCCCGCCGCCAAGCACGACAAGCATCACCATAATCCTCATGACGTCAGCGTGTATGTCTTCAACCGCGAAGGCAAGCTCGTGGGGCCCGTCGACTCGCCGAAGGTCGTGCAAACCCCCGCGCAATGGCGGCGCAAGCTGACGGCCGAGCAGTACCACACGCTGCGCGCCAAGGATACCGAGGCGCCCTTCTGCGGCACCTTGATCGACAACAAGAAAGAGGGGGTCTATACCTGTGCCGGCTGTGGGCTGCCGCTGTTTTCCTCGGGCGCGAAGTTCGACTCGGGAACCGGTTGGCCCAGCTTCATGACGCCGGTCGCCAAGGAGAATATCGAAACGCAAAAGGACCTCGGCGACGGCACCCTGCGCTATGAAGTCAAGTGCGTGCGCTGCAAAGGGCACCTGGGACACGTGTTCGACGATGGACCGGCGCCGACCGGCTTGCGGTTTTGCATGAATTCGGCCTCGCTCGACTTCACCGAGAAGGACAATCTGGCCAGCCTGGCCGATCCGGCGGCTGAGAAAGCTGACGATACGACGGCCCGAAGCGTCAGCACGAAGCCATCGGCGAACAAGACCGAGGTCACGGTCGTCGCGGCGCTGGATGAGAGTGCCACCAGTGAGAGTGCCGGCGGGAAGAATTCGGGCGATGCTGCCAACGCCAGGGTAAAGGTAACACTGGCCGCCGACGAAAAGTCGACCACCAGCAAGGAGAAACCGATGACCGAGACAGCCGTATTTGCCGGCGGATGCTTCTGGTGCACCGAGGCGGCATTCCAGCAATTACGCGGCGTGAGCGACGTCGAAAGCGGCTATTCGGGCGGTCGCCAGAACACGGCCAACTACGAACAAGTTTCCACCGGATCGACCGGGCATGCCGAGGCCATCCGTGTAACCTATGACCCGCAGAAGATCACTTACGAACAGTTGTTGATGGTGTTCTTCGACGCGCATGATCCGACGACGCTCAATCGGCAGGGGCCAGACGTCGGATCGCAGTATCGCTCGGCGATCTTCTACGAGAACGACGAGCAGAAGAAGGCGGCCGAGGCCAAAATCCATGAACTGACTGAGAAGAAGGCGTACGGTAATCGTCGGATCGTCACGAAGCTCGAACCGCTGCACGCCTTTTACCCTGCCGAGGCCTACCATCAGGATTACGTGCTGAACAATCCGTTCCAGCCGTACGTGCGCGGCCATTCGATTCCGAAGGCCTGTTCCGTGCAAAAACGCCATCCGGAGTTGATGGACCCGGAAAAGGCGGCCAAGATTTCGGCGTTCGCGAATTGA
- a CDS encoding alpha/beta hydrolase: MNASLDRELAGATRAWLAAGRHVEVFGRQVFIFERPAPASAAEDTTCILLLHGYPTSSYDWRGVVERLPNNCHAIAPDFLGFGLSDKPEAYGYSLFGQADLVEEVVRQCGVSVAHVVSHDMGTSVHCELLARQAEGRLDFSLQTSTFLNGSMLQWMAHITPFQELLATNSTLPQAIDFCRTVMTGVYVDALRGLMQRPEAISATDAQVMEELLRYQDGQLRLPALAGYMRERYLHADRWIGALELATTPVQFVWADSDPIAHADLGRELAHRCPRATYHELAGLGHFLLIEDPAAVAEKIVSFTSA; this comes from the coding sequence ATGAACGCATCGCTGGATCGCGAGTTGGCGGGAGCAACCCGCGCGTGGCTTGCCGCAGGGCGCCATGTCGAAGTCTTCGGTCGTCAGGTCTTTATTTTCGAACGACCCGCTCCGGCCAGCGCGGCGGAGGACACCACGTGCATCTTGCTTTTGCACGGGTATCCCACGTCGAGCTATGACTGGCGCGGCGTCGTCGAGCGATTGCCAAATAATTGTCATGCCATCGCGCCGGACTTTTTGGGTTTCGGCCTGTCGGACAAGCCCGAAGCGTATGGTTACTCACTGTTCGGGCAAGCGGACCTGGTCGAGGAAGTGGTGCGTCAGTGCGGCGTCAGCGTGGCGCACGTCGTCAGCCATGACATGGGGACGAGCGTGCATTGCGAGTTGCTGGCCCGGCAGGCCGAGGGGCGGCTGGATTTCTCGCTGCAAACGTCGACCTTTCTCAACGGCAGCATGTTGCAATGGATGGCGCATATCACGCCGTTTCAGGAGCTGCTGGCCACCAACTCGACGCTGCCGCAAGCCATCGATTTCTGCCGTACCGTGATGACTGGTGTGTATGTCGATGCCTTGCGTGGCCTGATGCAAAGGCCCGAGGCGATCAGCGCCACCGATGCGCAAGTGATGGAAGAGCTGCTCCGCTACCAGGATGGCCAATTGCGACTGCCGGCGCTGGCCGGTTATATGCGCGAGCGCTATCTGCACGCCGACCGCTGGATCGGCGCGCTGGAACTCGCCACGACCCCCGTACAGTTCGTGTGGGCCGACAGCGACCCGATTGCCCACGCGGATCTGGGGCGCGAGTTGGCGCACCGCTGTCCGCGGGCGACGTATCATGAGCTGGCCGGGCTGGGGCATTTCCTATTGATCGAAGATCCGGCCGCGGTGGCCGAAAAGATCGTGAGCTTCACGAGCGCCTGA
- a CDS encoding four-helix bundle copper-binding protein: protein MDRRHMLGTVAAGVASLGFVEAKAFAADDEKHAHEGHNAGQLQKCMDTCVDCMNECNMTVHYCYERSLHGTSKFMHALHLAMDCQEFCGNSAKLIARASPLMNVGCQACAEACDKCAAECEKHGDDEQLARCAKECRTCAKSCRDMIAHMGQQPSAAKDKTPAR from the coding sequence ATGGACCGCCGTCACATGCTAGGAACAGTAGCTGCCGGGGTGGCATCGCTCGGATTCGTCGAGGCGAAAGCTTTTGCGGCCGATGACGAAAAGCACGCACACGAAGGGCATAATGCCGGCCAATTGCAGAAATGCATGGATACCTGTGTCGACTGCATGAACGAGTGCAACATGACCGTGCATTACTGTTACGAAAGATCCTTACACGGCACTTCCAAGTTCATGCATGCCTTGCACCTGGCCATGGATTGCCAGGAATTCTGCGGCAATTCCGCAAAGCTGATCGCTCGGGCCAGTCCGCTGATGAACGTCGGCTGCCAGGCCTGCGCCGAAGCGTGCGACAAGTGCGCCGCGGAATGCGAAAAACACGGCGACGACGAACAGCTAGCCCGCTGTGCCAAGGAATGCCGAACCTGCGCCAAAAGTTGCCGCGACATGATCGCGCACATGGGACAGCAGCCGTCGGCGGCGAAGGACAAGACGCCCGCGCGCTAG
- a CDS encoding Gfo/Idh/MocA family oxidoreductase: MKGPPRMDRRQFLGRGAAALAVPAFVSAGALGLSGCRRPGPSARVTVGMVGLGAQGFDNLRQLLRLSDVQVVAVCDVDSLHYRDNPWGEGPQYGREPAQAHVEKHYAAAQKSGNYSGCAAMTDFRDLCARADIDAVVISTPDHWHALCALEAIRAGKDVYGEKPLTHFFDEARVLCDEVAKRKTIFQTGTQQRSMPVFRRAVEIVRNGHLGRIERIEVGLPDGYDKPMGDDKVESPPDHLNYEMWTGPAPLLPYMRARNHRWWRGHRAYGGGTLMDWIGHHNDIAEWGLAPEQARIERVEAVGWTFPETDIYNTPVHFEIACRFAGGVESSISDRHKQGTKWIGDRGWLFVTRSFIDASDPRWQSPDFDAGGFKVAPSTGHHRNFIDGVKSRSACIAPPETAWQSITPGFLGYVSHSVRRPLRWDASRRTIIDDAEADAQLRAREYRAPWSL; the protein is encoded by the coding sequence ATGAAAGGCCCTCCCCGCATGGACCGCCGCCAGTTTCTGGGGCGCGGAGCTGCCGCTTTGGCCGTACCCGCATTTGTCTCGGCCGGCGCATTGGGCTTATCCGGCTGCCGCCGACCTGGCCCGAGCGCGCGCGTCACCGTTGGCATGGTGGGCCTGGGGGCGCAGGGCTTCGACAATTTGCGGCAGTTGCTGCGACTGTCGGACGTGCAGGTCGTGGCCGTCTGCGACGTCGACTCTCTGCACTACCGCGATAACCCCTGGGGCGAGGGTCCGCAGTACGGTCGCGAGCCGGCCCAGGCGCATGTCGAGAAGCACTACGCGGCCGCGCAGAAGTCGGGGAACTATTCTGGCTGCGCAGCGATGACGGACTTTCGCGATCTGTGCGCGCGTGCGGATATCGATGCCGTCGTCATCTCGACGCCCGACCATTGGCATGCCCTGTGTGCTCTGGAAGCAATCCGTGCCGGCAAAGACGTCTACGGTGAAAAGCCGCTCACGCATTTTTTCGACGAGGCGCGCGTGCTGTGCGACGAAGTGGCGAAGCGCAAGACCATCTTTCAAACCGGCACGCAACAGCGCTCGATGCCCGTGTTTCGCCGCGCCGTCGAAATCGTGCGCAATGGCCACCTGGGCCGGATCGAACGCATCGAGGTCGGTCTGCCCGACGGTTACGACAAGCCGATGGGGGACGATAAGGTCGAATCGCCGCCGGACCACTTGAATTACGAGATGTGGACCGGCCCGGCTCCCCTGCTCCCGTACATGCGGGCCCGCAACCATCGCTGGTGGCGAGGGCACCGGGCTTATGGGGGCGGCACGCTGATGGATTGGATCGGCCACCACAACGACATTGCCGAATGGGGACTCGCACCGGAACAGGCCCGGATCGAGCGCGTGGAAGCGGTCGGTTGGACCTTTCCGGAAACGGACATTTACAACACGCCCGTCCATTTCGAAATCGCGTGCCGGTTCGCCGGCGGCGTCGAATCGTCGATTTCCGACCGGCATAAGCAGGGGACGAAATGGATCGGCGACCGCGGCTGGCTGTTCGTCACGCGTTCGTTCATCGACGCCTCGGATCCGCGCTGGCAGTCCCCGGACTTCGACGCCGGCGGTTTCAAAGTCGCGCCGTCGACCGGCCATCATCGCAATTTCATCGACGGCGTGAAATCGCGCTCCGCCTGCATCGCACCGCCCGAGACTGCCTGGCAGTCCATCACGCCCGGCTTTCTCGGATACGTGTCGCACAGCGTGCGGCGTCCGCTGCGCTGGGATGCTTCGCGCCGCACGATCATCGACGATGCCGAGGCGGACGCGCAATTGCGGGCAAGGGAATATCGCGCGCCTTGGTCGCTGTGA
- a CDS encoding LssY C-terminal domain-containing protein produces MSRTVSSYGQYAPPALAPPPPPPPPQIVAHPALRNAPQYTMNVHGHTGDPVNIAFVGSEEELHRAMAQAGWYPADPITLKTSIRLVADVLERKPYPDAPVSNLYLWGRVQDLAFEQPVGNSPKQRHHVRFWRSAEVDANNEPLWLGAATYDVRVEISRTTGGITHRIAPDVDSERDKLIRDTGTAGGLSLWYWVNGFHQTLEGRNGAGDPYRTDGRLAVGVITVRR; encoded by the coding sequence ATGTCGCGTACCGTGTCCTCATACGGCCAATATGCACCTCCGGCCCTGGCGCCTCCGCCTCCGCCCCCGCCGCCACAGATCGTGGCCCACCCGGCGCTGCGCAATGCCCCGCAGTACACAATGAACGTCCATGGCCACACGGGTGACCCGGTCAATATCGCCTTTGTTGGCAGCGAAGAAGAATTGCACCGCGCCATGGCCCAGGCCGGTTGGTATCCGGCCGATCCGATCACGCTGAAGACGTCAATCCGCCTGGTGGCGGACGTGCTGGAGCGCAAGCCGTACCCCGACGCCCCGGTGAGCAATCTGTACCTGTGGGGGCGTGTGCAGGACCTGGCTTTCGAGCAGCCGGTCGGCAACAGTCCGAAACAGCGGCACCACGTTCGCTTCTGGCGCTCGGCCGAGGTCGACGCCAACAATGAGCCGTTATGGCTGGGCGCCGCGACCTACGACGTGCGCGTCGAGATCAGCCGCACGACGGGCGGCATTACGCACCGCATCGCGCCCGACGTCGATAGCGAGCGCGATAAGCTGATCCGCGATACCGGCACCGCGGGAGGCCTGTCCCTCTGGTATTGGGTCAACGGCTTTCACCAGACGCTCGAAGGGCGCAACGGCGCCGGCGACCCCTACCGCACCGACGGCCGTTTGGCCGTGGGCGTCATTACCGTGCGACGGTAG
- a CDS encoding sugar phosphate isomerase/epimerase family protein: protein MRDMIGAEGFRLSRRSVISAALAAAGGAQAFGQAAAPPTTAKAPANSAPAKRYDMRKSINLWAFPYPDKMSLEHCLQLAHDAGFDAIELNYDLDNDLSPKSGTKEFTAIRKMAERIGIEISGVCSFLFWPYPMTSNDPAIRARSLELGTKMIDAAHDLGTENLLVVPGAVTIPWRTDYEPVPNDVCEERAIEAVRKLVPHAEKQKVNLNIENIFFNGFLMTPDEMNSFVDCFESERVRVHFDTGNIMLFQYPEHWIPILGARIQNVHLKEFTKKGTDHSLESFRPLLDGTTNWPAVMDEFQTLGYRGYLTFEYFHPYEHYPEALIYQTSDSLDRLLGRKPGCA, encoded by the coding sequence ATGAGGGACATGATCGGCGCCGAGGGATTTCGCCTGTCGCGCCGCAGCGTGATTTCGGCGGCGCTGGCCGCGGCTGGCGGGGCGCAGGCGTTCGGCCAGGCCGCGGCGCCGCCGACGACTGCGAAAGCGCCGGCGAACTCCGCCCCGGCCAAACGCTACGACATGCGCAAAAGCATCAATCTGTGGGCTTTCCCGTATCCCGATAAGATGTCGCTCGAGCATTGCCTGCAACTGGCGCATGACGCCGGCTTCGATGCCATCGAGCTGAACTATGACTTGGACAACGACCTGTCGCCCAAATCGGGCACGAAAGAATTCACCGCCATTCGCAAAATGGCGGAGCGCATCGGCATCGAGATCAGCGGCGTCTGCTCGTTCCTGTTCTGGCCCTACCCGATGACCAGCAACGACCCGGCGATCCGCGCGCGATCGCTGGAGCTGGGCACCAAAATGATCGACGCGGCGCACGATCTAGGCACCGAAAATCTGCTGGTCGTGCCCGGCGCCGTCACGATTCCCTGGCGGACCGACTACGAGCCGGTGCCCAACGACGTGTGCGAAGAGCGGGCGATCGAGGCCGTGCGCAAGCTTGTGCCGCACGCCGAGAAGCAGAAGGTGAATCTCAACATCGAGAACATTTTCTTCAACGGCTTTCTGATGACGCCCGACGAAATGAACTCCTTCGTCGATTGCTTCGAGAGCGAACGGGTGCGCGTCCACTTCGACACCGGCAACATCATGCTCTTTCAGTATCCCGAGCATTGGATCCCGATCCTGGGCGCGCGGATTCAAAACGTCCACCTCAAGGAATTCACCAAGAAGGGGACCGACCACTCGCTGGAATCGTTCCGGCCGCTCCTGGACGGGACCACCAACTGGCCGGCCGTGATGGACGAGTTCCAGACGCTTGGTTATCGCGGCTACCTGACGTTCGAATACTTTCATCCGTATGAGCACTATCCGGAAGCGCTCATCTACCAGACTTCCGACTCGCTGGACCGGCTGCTGGGGCGGAAGCCGGGGTGCGCGTGA
- a CDS encoding PQQ-binding-like beta-propeller repeat protein codes for MHSLPLRHVVFAAMILAATSFVARAETNVPLFLSSREPAAGAKATPPLRWSATENVAWKTDLPGLGWSSPIVWGKRVFLTTCVNAGKDAEPRKGLYLEDVDANKYPPEKDEHQWKAYCLSLNDGSILWERDAHKGIPAKPHHIKNTLASETPATDGEHVYVLFGNVGLYCYDFEGNLKWNHELKPRETRYGWGTSMSPVVYEDRVYLCDDNEEQSALLALDKRTGKVIWEVTRDEKTNYSTPYVWKNPLRTELVISGINWATSYDLDGKELWKIKGKSILAIPTPFERFGMLYVTSGHVVWGENQIFAIKPGGAGDLSPQEKDTPDEHIAWWKNAGPYHPTPLIVDDTLHMLLDRGFMAAYNAKTGETIYDKKRIPNGRAFTSSPWSYGGKLFCLNEDGVTFAIQPGANFEILYTNQLADDDMCMATPAIVDDKLLIRTAERLYCIQNRPTAPAAAGR; via the coding sequence ATGCATTCCTTGCCGCTGCGCCACGTAGTTTTCGCGGCCATGATTCTCGCCGCCACCTCGTTCGTCGCTCGCGCCGAAACCAACGTTCCGCTGTTTTTATCCAGCCGCGAGCCGGCCGCAGGCGCCAAAGCCACGCCGCCCTTGCGCTGGAGCGCCACGGAGAACGTCGCCTGGAAAACCGACCTTCCGGGTCTCGGCTGGTCGTCGCCCATCGTGTGGGGCAAGCGCGTCTTTCTCACCACCTGCGTCAACGCGGGCAAGGACGCCGAGCCGCGCAAGGGGCTGTACCTCGAAGACGTCGACGCCAACAAGTATCCGCCCGAGAAGGACGAGCACCAGTGGAAGGCGTACTGCCTGAGCCTGAACGACGGGTCGATCCTGTGGGAGCGCGACGCGCACAAGGGCATTCCGGCCAAACCGCACCACATCAAGAACACGCTGGCCTCGGAAACACCCGCCACGGACGGCGAACACGTCTATGTCCTGTTCGGTAACGTCGGCCTGTACTGCTACGACTTCGAAGGCAATCTGAAATGGAATCACGAGCTGAAGCCGCGCGAGACGCGCTACGGCTGGGGCACGTCGATGTCGCCCGTCGTTTACGAGGATCGCGTTTACTTGTGCGATGACAACGAGGAACAGTCGGCGCTATTGGCCCTCGACAAGCGCACCGGCAAAGTCATTTGGGAGGTGACACGCGACGAGAAAACCAACTACTCGACCCCCTACGTCTGGAAAAACCCGCTGCGGACCGAGCTCGTCATCTCGGGCATCAACTGGGCCACCAGCTACGACCTCGACGGTAAAGAGCTGTGGAAGATCAAAGGCAAGTCAATCCTGGCAATTCCCACGCCGTTCGAACGCTTTGGCATGCTGTACGTTACCTCGGGGCACGTCGTGTGGGGCGAGAACCAGATTTTCGCGATCAAGCCCGGCGGCGCAGGCGATCTCTCGCCGCAGGAGAAGGACACGCCGGACGAACACATTGCCTGGTGGAAGAACGCTGGCCCATATCATCCGACGCCGCTCATCGTCGATGACACGCTGCACATGCTGTTGGACCGCGGCTTCATGGCGGCCTACAACGCGAAGACCGGCGAAACGATCTACGACAAGAAGCGCATCCCCAACGGCCGCGCCTTCACCAGTTCTCCCTGGAGCTACGGTGGCAAGCTCTTCTGCTTGAACGAAGATGGCGTGACGTTCGCGATTCAGCCGGGTGCGAACTTCGAGATCTTGTACACGAACCAATTGGCCGACGACGACATGTGCATGGCCACGCCGGCGATCGTCGACGACAAGTTGCTGATCCGCACGGCCGAGCGGCTGTATTGCATCCAGAATCGTCCGACCGCGCCGGCCGCAGCAGGACGGTAG